The DNA segment CGTCAATATCGCAAGCCGAAGCTGCCCTACATCGCGATGGAGGAAATCATCCGCGCGACGACGGCGATGGCGTTCTGGAAACCGGCGGTGCGGGCACTGATTCAGGCGGCGGGACTTTTTCCCGTCGGCAGCTACGTGAAACTCTCCAACTCGAAAAACGCCCACGTCATCGCGTCGAATCCTACTTATCTCGACCGCCCCACCGTGCAGCCGCTGGCAGCCGACGGCCAGCCGGATGGCGACCCCGTGGACCTGGCGACTCTGCCGGTCAAGGAATTGAACGTGGTGCGACCGATTGCCACCGCCACCGGGTGAGATTCCGCTTCATCAGTCAAACCAGGCGCGGAGCTGCGCCAGCGACAGGCCCTCATAGCCGGGCAGGACTCGATGGGCACGGCTGAGTTTGTCCGCCGGGCCGGTCGTGGACAGGCCGATGGTCATCAGACCCGCGCCGCGAGCTGACTCGATTCCCGCGGCGGTGTCTTCGATGGCGAGACAATCCTCCGGCTCGATCTTCAGCGCGGGCCATCGTCGGGCGAGCGTATCCACCGCCATCGCGTAACTGGCCGGATCGGGCTTGGACCGTGCGACCTGATCGGCACTGACGATGGTGCCGAAGATCGCCCGCAGATCAATCCGGCGCAGGACCAGCTCGATGTCGCGCATCGTCGCTCCGCTGGCGATGGCGATGGGCAGCGTGCCCGACAAGCTGCGGATGAAATCCTCGACGCCGGCGATGGGTTCGATGCCTTCGTTGACGATCGCCTCGAACGCCTCCGCTTTTTCCTCGACCATCCGTGTCACCTGCGACTGGATTTCTGCGCTGCCCTTCTCGCCGGGCTTTTGTCCCAGCATCACGCGAAAGGCATCGCGGTCGTCGTAGCCGATGTAGCGTTCCATGTACTCGTCGTAGCTGAAGTTCACCCCGATGCTCTGGGCGACACGGAGAAAGGCGCGGTAGTGCAGCGGCTCGGAGTCAACGATCACGCCGTCGAAATCGAAAACGATCGCTTTAATCATGCGGGAAGTGTACCGTCTGTGATGCGACGCGGGTCCGCTGCGGATCGCGTGAATGCTCTAGAATGCGGGCGTGCCCCCACTGCCCACCTATGACGAAGCACTGGCGACGATCCTCCCGCATGCGCCCGGATTAAGGGACGAACGTGTCGCGCTGACTGACGCAGCGGGGCGCGTGCTGAGGCGGGATGTCTTCGCGGATCGGGACCAGCCGCCGTTCGATCGATCGGCGATGGACGGTTTTGCGGTCCGCAGTCAGGAAGCCGCTGCGTCCGGCGCGGATTTTCCGGTCGTCGGCGTGGTGGCGGCGGGAGGCGTAGCGGAAAGTTTCCAGAAGGAAATGCCTCGCGGAACGGTCCGACGGATCGCCACCGGCGCACCGCTGCCCGCCGGCGCCGATGCTGTCATCCCCATCGAGCAATCCGAAGTGACTGCGGAGGGCGGTCTGGAGCGGGTGCGCTTCAACGTCACCGCCGTCGCACCGTGGCAGAACGTCCACCGCCGCGCCAGCGACGCACAGGCGACGCAGATCGTGCTATCCGCAGGGACACGGCTGGGGCCGCAGCACATCGGCATCGCGGCTGCGGTCGGGGCCTCAGAGCTGGTCGTCGCACAACGGCCGCGCATCACGCTGCTGACGACCGGCGACGAGGTGCTGCCGCCGACGACAGCAACAAACGCGCTGGAGCCGCAGCAGATTCGCAATTCCAACGGGCCGATGCTCGCCGCGATGCTGGCGGCCATCGGCACGCCGCTGCTCCGTCACGAACACGTGCCCGATGACCCGGAAGTGATCCGAGCCGCAGCACGCGAGGCGCTGGCGCATTCGCATCTGGTGCTCACCGTCGGCGGTGTGAGCGTCGGACAGCGCGACTTCCTGCCCTGGGCGTGGCAGAACCTCGGACTGACCACGATCCTTCACGGCGTCAACATCCAGCCCGGCAAGCCGCTGCTGGCGGTACGCGACGACTGCAAGCTCGTCCTGGGCCTGCCCGGTAATCCGGTCAGCGTCCTTTGCGCAGCTCACATTTTCGCCTGGCCGGTGATCCGGCGAATGCTCGGCCAGCCCTGCGCTGAGCCGCCCTGGCGCACGCTTCCGCTGGCTGAAACAGCCAAGGCCTCCGGCAAGCGCGAGGTCTTCCGTGCAGCGACGGCGCTTTCCGACGGCTCGGTGCGCATCGTCAAGTGGCATGGCTCAGGCGATCTGATTCACACCGCATCGGCGGATGGATTCATCCGGCTTCCGCTGACGGATGAACCCGTGGCTGCGGGCACGCCGGTCCGTTTTCTGGACATGGCCCGATGACGCGAACAGCGCCGCAGGCTCCGCTGCGATCAGAGGTAGAGCCAGTCCACGTCGAAGATCGCAGCCTTGAGATCGATCAGATCGACATTCATGCGCCAGTCCTGCCGATAGGGGCAAGACCAGTAGGTCAGGATCGCCTGACCGTCTCCGAAAAACTGCAAATCAGGATTGCTGTACGCCCACGCGGGATCGACCTCAATGTTTTTCGGTTCACCCCACGATCGGCCCTGATCGCGCGAGACCGCCACCGTCAGGGGTGAGCGTTTGCCGTAGTGACTTCTGAAGGTCGGGTCGTATTCGCTGTTGTTCCAGACCATCACCAGATCGCCGGTGGATGGAATGCGCACGAGGTCGGGGCAGGACTCGGGCGCGTGCAGGCCGGTGGTCTGCGGCTTGGACCAGGTGAGGCCGGCGTCGGCGGAGGAGCAGGCGAACACGCTGCCGAGCTGCGTGCGCATGGCCATCATCAGCCGTCCGTCGCGCAGCTCCGCGACATGCGGCTCCATGCAGCCGCGCATCGGCAGCTTCACCCAGTTGCTTTGCCGCCAGGTGCGTCCCGCGTCGTCGCTGACAAAGGAGCCAGCCTGCATGTGTTCGCTGGGTGTCCAGGTTTCGCCGGCTTTTTGCATGTTCGGCAGGATGAGTCGGCCTCGATCCAGCACCACCAGCGAGCCGGCGCAGCAGGTCAGCGGCTGATGATCCCAGATCACCTCCGGCGGAGAAAAGGTCCGCCCCTCGTCACGCGAACGAGACAGGTATGCAGTCGTCGGCGAAGTCTTGCCCTGCTCCAGCACGTGATACGTGAAATAGGTGAAAAGGATTTCACCCTCGGCGGTTTTCGCAAGGCTGGGGCTGTACACGTTGCAGTTACCCGGCTGGGTTTCAACCAGCACGCGGTGATCGCCCCACGTCAGGCCGCCGTCGCGCGAGAGGATCGCGCTGAGCTGATTCGGCGCGTTGTCGTGACCGGCGAGATTGCTGGCGGTGTATTCCTGCCAGACCAGCAGGAGCGAGCCGTCTGTGAGTTCCACGGCGGTGGCTTCCGAATGGCGCGGAAACTCGGCGGTGGCCTTTCGGATGGTGATGATCTTCGGATTCATGGATGAACTACTCCAGGGTCCACACGTCACAGGAAACCAGCCGGGCTTCGCCGCCCTGTGCGAACAGCGCGATCCGGTCGCAACCCTCCGGCGGATAGGTGCGGAGCGTCAGCATAGCGACCAGATTAACGTGATCCGGATGGCTCTGGTTCTCGTGTCGTGTATCGGGATCGGCCCGTCAGTTGCAGCAGGCCGATCAATTGCAGACGCCTACTCTTCGCCGGGCCACCAGGCGAACTTGATGGTGCGGGTGACCGAGCCATTGTCCACGACCTCTTTGCGCAGCGACTGGGCCCGACCGTCCACGAACAGGTAGTTGCCGCTGTCGCCGTGACGGTCCTTTAGCATCGGCGGGCTTGCCGGGCCATACACGGTGAACTTTTCGTACCCCCAGCCCCAGTCTTCGTACGAGGTGCCGTAGGCAAATCGGGTCTCGGCCAAGAGGCAGGTGATTTCAGGATGAGGCATCGCGAGCAGCCGCATCGACGCGCTCGGATTCGATGGCCCGTTCTGGACAATCACGACTCGCAACCACGGATCGCCGTAGGGGAACCCGTAGTGCGTCTGGTAGTCAGGGGGAGGATTGCCCTGGAACCGGGGAGCCGATGGACACTGACGGAAGAAGTAGCGATCGCTCAGGTATGGGATGAACAGGGGGACGAGTTTCTGAGTCGTACTGACGCCCGCGTTCCAGGTGTAATAGGTCGGGAAGAATCCACGGTGGTCATCGAGGTACATATGAACAGTCAGGCCGAGTTGCCGCTCTTTGCTCAGGCACACCGTTCGCCGGGCGGCCTCGCGTGCCGCGGTCAATGCCGGCAATAGCAGCGCGATCAGCAGCGCAATGATGCTGATTACGACTAGAAGCTCGACGAGAGTAAACCCACGGCGGTGTCGCATGGCACAGCCCCATTGGAAGCGAAGCATCATCGGTCGAGCAGCATGCTTCATTGGGTTGGGCGTCGGCTTGAATTCCTGTTGCTGAACATCAGCAGGCCGGCCAGTCCCAGCAGCACTAGTCCGGCCGGTTCGGGAATGCTCTCCGTCTGGATCGTCAGCTCGGGACGGAACGCGGCGGTGCCGTGATTGGCGGAGGCAAGGCCGTAGCCGCTGTTGGTGTCGGCGGTATCATCCGGGTTGGCATCTGGGTTCAGCCGAAGGAATACGTAGCTGCCGCCGGCGTATCCGGGGTTGGCGGTGTAAAAGCTCTGCAGATACACAGCCAGCGCTGCGTCACCGCTCGCGTTGGTGTTCAGCCTCGTGTTGTTCGGGTAAACCGTGCTGGTAATCAGAAACTCGTCCTGAATCTTCACGTTACCCGGTGCTGCATCGGTGCCGGACTCGAGGTACTCGAGGATCGCAGTCGTGCTCGACTGGAAGCCGATACCCCATACATCGACGCCGAAGTCACCGCCGTCGCCTGCGCCAAGACTTACCGTCACCGTCGCGCCAAGGTCGGCGGTCGAGACGCTTTCGCCCGACGGCAGGACCGGCAGTGAGAAAATGTAAACGCCGTTGTAGCCCCGCGTGGACGTGCGAGCGCCGACAGCAACCGTCGTTGACGAACTGCTGTTAACGGTGATCGGCAGTCCGCTGCCGCTGCTGGGCTGGCGCATATCGTAATCGGCCGTATCGCTTGTGACGGTGAAGATCGCGGCCTGTGTCGCCGTCGCCAGACCGAGCACTGCGGCCGCTCCTAGTCGCGCCATCGTTGAATGGGAAGACGTGAGTCGCATGCGTGATTCTCCTCTCAAGAGTTCACTGAACCTTTTGGCCAACACAGCCACATTTCGTTTGTGCCATCGTTGTAGATCGAACCGATTGTCAGGCATCCGGGTCGGCATCTGACGCCTCGGTTGCGTTCGCCGCCGCGTGTATCCCTGAACTCCGGTCGCTCGGAAGGGTTCATGTGGACCCCCTTACGATCAGCCTGGGCTGAACAATGACCTGGCGTTCACTTGCCGGCAATACTTCGCCTTTCATCTGCATCATGAGCATGACCAGCAGGAGCGAGACGAGGCGCTCATTCTCGTGGTCGATCGTGGTCAGCTCAGGCTCCACGAAGCTTCCGATGCTGACGTTGTCGTACCCGACGATTGCGACATCGTGCGGCACAGCCAGGCCGCGACGACGCAGTTCCTTGATCATGGCGACCGCGATTGCATCATTGGAGGCCAGTACGGCGTCCGCGCGGCGATGGATGACCAGATCATCGACGATGCAGCTGATGTGCGGCGAAGCGATGTGCAGCGAGTCGGGGCTTGTCCAAGTCAGTTCCTCCTGAACCGGTTCGCCTGCGGCCGCAAGCGACTCCAGATAGCCTCGGTGCCGCTCCCGCATGGGAAAGCTGATCCCCTGGTCATCCAGCACGAGACCGATCCGCCGCCGGCCGCGAGCGCGGAGGTGAGCGAATGCCTGGGCGATGCCGTTGGCACGATCGGGTTGGACGTAGCAGGCGTCCATGATGCCCGAGGGCGGGTCCATGTACACGACGTGCTGGATGTTGCGGAGTCGCTGGGGGATGACCGTCGGCGGCGCGAGGGTGAGGTCATGCCTCATGCACAGGATGCCCTCGACATCGCGCGCCTGGAAGTCGTCCACGTACTCGTTGACGTGGTGCTCGTCGTGCAGGTAGCCGACCATCAGGCGGTATCCGTTTTCACGGGCCAGTCGCTCGATGGCGGAAAGGCGGCGGTAGTTGATCTCGACTTCGGCAGCGCCGATCAGAACGCCGATGATGCCGCTCTTGATTCCTTTCATCTGCTGGGCGGGGCGGAAGGGTCGGTATCCCATCTTTGCCGCCAAGTCGCGGATTCGCCGAGCGGTTCGCGGGCTGACGTGGAGTTGAACGGTTCCCGATCTGCCCAGAACAGCGGAGACGGTACGTTGAGACAGGCCCGCCCTGCGAGCGACATCGACCTGCCGGATTACCTGGGGCTTGCCACGTTTCATGGGACTGACGCCAGCAGCGATGGGCACGGAAACTTCTACGTAGAAATAGTACTACGCAAAACTATCCGCGTCAATAGATCGCGAGGCTGGCCAAGCGATATTTTTTAGAGCAACTTAACCCCACCAGCGTCACGTTAGGAACTTGTTCGGCGTGGTGTTTCCTCTCCGGCGCGGAAACTCGGCGGTGGCCTTTCGGATGGTGATGATCTTCGGATTCATGGATGAACTACTCCAGGGTCCACGCGTCACAGGAAATCAGCCGGGCTTCGCCGCCCTGTGCGAACAGCGCGATCCGGTCGCAACCCTCCGGCGGATAGGTGCGGAGCGTCAGGGCAGCGCGGCCGTTGGCGCAGACTTCGATCACCGAACGATCGACCACGACGCGCAGCTCCAGAGCTTCCTCGGCACCGAGGCGCAGCGGAGCGTCGCCGAGCATTCCCTCGTTGACGCGCAGCAGCGCGGGCGTCGAGATTCGCAGGTCGGGAGAAGCGCGCAGCAGCAGACCGACGCGACTAGCCGTACCGCAGAACATTTTGAGCTCGATGTCGAGCGATTCACCGCGGATGCCTTCCAGGGGTAACAGCGCGACGCCGTCTCCCAGCGTGCCGAACGCAGCAGGTCCGATGTGATGATGCGAGCGGCGCAGCGATTTCAACTCATCCACCGGTTGCATCCCCAGCGAGCCGTCGGGCCGTATCTCCAGAGAGCGCGCCAGCGCCTGCGTGCCGCACCAGCCGCCCGCCCTGACCTGCGCT comes from the Phycisphaeraceae bacterium genome and includes:
- a CDS encoding HAD family phosphatase, whose translation is MIKAIVFDFDGVIVDSEPLHYRAFLRVAQSIGVNFSYDEYMERYIGYDDRDAFRVMLGQKPGEKGSAEIQSQVTRMVEEKAEAFEAIVNEGIEPIAGVEDFIRSLSGTLPIAIASGATMRDIELVLRRIDLRAIFGTIVSADQVARSKPDPASYAMAVDTLARRWPALKIEPEDCLAIEDTAAGIESARGAGLMTIGLSTTGPADKLSRAHRVLPGYEGLSLAQLRAWFD
- a CDS encoding LacI family DNA-binding transcriptional regulator, with the protein product MPIAAGVSPMKRGKPQVIRQVDVARRAGLSQRTVSAVLGRSGTVQLHVSPRTARRIRDLAAKMGYRPFRPAQQMKGIKSGIIGVLIGAAEVEINYRRLSAIERLARENGYRLMVGYLHDEHHVNEYVDDFQARDVEGILCMRHDLTLAPPTVIPQRLRNIQHVVYMDPPSGIMDACYVQPDRANGIAQAFAHLRARGRRRIGLVLDDQGISFPMRERHRGYLESLAAAGEPVQEELTWTSPDSLHIASPHISCIVDDLVIHRRADAVLASNDAIAVAMIKELRRRGLAVPHDVAIVGYDNVSIGSFVEPELTTIDHENERLVSLLLVMLMMQMKGEVLPASERQVIVQPRLIVRGST
- a CDS encoding PEP-CTERM sorting domain-containing protein (PEP-CTERM proteins occur, often in large numbers, in the proteomes of bacteria that also encode an exosortase, a predicted intramembrane cysteine proteinase. The presence of a PEP-CTERM domain at a protein's C-terminus predicts cleavage within the sorting domain, followed by covalent anchoring to some some component of the (usually Gram-negative) cell surface. Many PEP-CTERM proteins exhibit an unusual sequence composition that includes large numbers of potential glycosylation sites. Expression of one such protein has been shown restore the ability of a bacterium to form floc, a type of biofilm.), which translates into the protein MRLTSSHSTMARLGAAAVLGLATATQAAIFTVTSDTADYDMRQPSSGSGLPITVNSSSSTTVAVGARTSTRGYNGVYIFSLPVLPSGESVSTADLGATVTVSLGAGDGGDFGVDVWGIGFQSSTTAILEYLESGTDAAPGNVKIQDEFLITSTVYPNNTRLNTNASGDAALAVYLQSFYTANPGYAGGSYVFLRLNPDANPDDTADTNSGYGLASANHGTAAFRPELTIQTESIPEPAGLVLLGLAGLLMFSNRNSSRRPTQ
- a CDS encoding prepilin-type N-terminal cleavage/methylation domain-containing protein — protein: MRHRRGFTLVELLVVISIIALLIALLLPALTAAREAARRTVCLSKERQLGLTVHMYLDDHRGFFPTYYTWNAGVSTTQKLVPLFIPYLSDRYFFRQCPSAPRFQGNPPPDYQTHYGFPYGDPWLRVVIVQNGPSNPSASMRLLAMPHPEITCLLAETRFAYGTSYEDWGWGYEKFTVYGPASPPMLKDRHGDSGNYLFVDGRAQSLRKEVVDNGSVTRTIKFAWWPGEE
- a CDS encoding molybdopterin molybdotransferase MoeA translates to MPPLPTYDEALATILPHAPGLRDERVALTDAAGRVLRRDVFADRDQPPFDRSAMDGFAVRSQEAAASGADFPVVGVVAAGGVAESFQKEMPRGTVRRIATGAPLPAGADAVIPIEQSEVTAEGGLERVRFNVTAVAPWQNVHRRASDAQATQIVLSAGTRLGPQHIGIAAAVGASELVVAQRPRITLLTTGDEVLPPTTATNALEPQQIRNSNGPMLAAMLAAIGTPLLRHEHVPDDPEVIRAAAREALAHSHLVLTVGGVSVGQRDFLPWAWQNLGLTTILHGVNIQPGKPLLAVRDDCKLVLGLPGNPVSVLCAAHIFAWPVIRRMLGQPCAEPPWRTLPLAETAKASGKREVFRAATALSDGSVRIVKWHGSGDLIHTASADGFIRLPLTDEPVAAGTPVRFLDMAR
- a CDS encoding exo-alpha-sialidase codes for the protein MNPKIITIRKATAEFPRHSEATAVELTDGSLLLVWQEYTASNLAGHDNAPNQLSAILSRDGGLTWGDHRVLVETQPGNCNVYSPSLAKTAEGEILFTYFTYHVLEQGKTSPTTAYLSRSRDEGRTFSPPEVIWDHQPLTCCAGSLVVLDRGRLILPNMQKAGETWTPSEHMQAGSFVSDDAGRTWRQSNWVKLPMRGCMEPHVAELRDGRLMMAMRTQLGSVFACSSADAGLTWSKPQTTGLHAPESCPDLVRIPSTGDLVMVWNNSEYDPTFRSHYGKRSPLTVAVSRDQGRSWGEPKNIEVDPAWAYSNPDLQFFGDGQAILTYWSCPYRQDWRMNVDLIDLKAAIFDVDWLYL